From a region of the Haloferax volcanii DS2 genome:
- a CDS encoding heavy metal translocating P-type ATPase — MSTSTRSRGSAGGKSDGDDGEGCDLCGLPTPTPPVTGDEVDGEFCCRGCLEITRALGDAASANPETVERELAGETDEVPDDAERTYMAVDGMHCATCEAFVSGTARTCEGVYAAEASYANDMVRVTYDPETADLDGLSGTLARYGYGTRDPEEREAAERSDNQVARFVIGGGVFGMMVMLWYVLFLYPTYVGFQPVVELGVFDGVYILGNIWVMTSIVLFYTGFPILRGALVSLRAGQPNMDLLVSLAATSAYVYSTAAVLAGETHVYFDVTVAIILVVTLGNYYEDRIKRKAAGMLSDLAASRVSEARRRVEGDADGSGDTAVEMVALDALESGDLVEVRPGERVPVDGTVREGTAAVDEALVTGESMPRTKRPGDDVLGGTVVTDRPLVVAVGEDATSTLDRLVELLWDIQSARTGVQRLADKLATIFVPTVLVLAAVAFGWTLLGGGTPTDALLVGLTVLIVSCPCALGLATPLAVASGIKEAAGRGIVVASEAVFEAVPDVDVVVFDKTGTLTDGDMAVPRVVGDGENSGGDGENAALAAAAALERFSAHPLATAVVEAAEDRIEAAGADASIPDVAADDVTVHDRGVSGEVDRGRGRVVVGHPSLLRDEGVTLAPAHEAAVEAARDEGAVPVVVGWDGRSRAVLVVGDEPREAWDDVVAAVADDGRREVVVLTGDSERAARRFRDHPDVTDVFAGVPPEAKAETVERLRARGTVAMVGDGSNDAPALAAADIGIALGTGTDIAGDAADAVLVGRDIDAIPEVFSLSTGVNRRIRGNLAWAFGYNAVAIPLAAFGVLNPLFAAVAMGTSSLLVVANSARSLD; from the coding sequence ATGTCGACTTCGACGCGATCCCGCGGGTCGGCCGGCGGCAAGAGCGACGGCGACGACGGCGAGGGCTGTGACCTCTGCGGCCTGCCGACGCCGACGCCGCCCGTCACCGGCGACGAGGTGGACGGCGAGTTCTGCTGTCGCGGCTGTCTCGAAATCACCCGCGCGCTCGGCGACGCCGCGAGCGCCAACCCCGAGACGGTCGAACGCGAACTCGCGGGCGAGACAGACGAAGTGCCCGACGACGCCGAGCGGACCTACATGGCCGTCGACGGGATGCACTGCGCCACCTGCGAGGCGTTCGTCTCGGGCACCGCTCGGACCTGCGAGGGCGTCTACGCCGCGGAAGCCAGCTACGCCAACGACATGGTTCGCGTCACCTACGACCCCGAAACCGCCGACTTGGACGGGCTGTCGGGGACGCTCGCGCGCTACGGCTACGGCACGCGCGACCCCGAGGAGCGCGAGGCGGCCGAGCGGTCGGACAATCAGGTCGCCCGGTTCGTCATCGGCGGCGGCGTCTTCGGCATGATGGTGATGCTGTGGTACGTCCTGTTTCTGTACCCGACCTACGTCGGCTTCCAGCCGGTGGTCGAACTCGGCGTGTTCGACGGGGTCTACATCCTCGGCAACATCTGGGTGATGACCTCCATCGTCCTGTTCTACACCGGCTTTCCCATCCTTCGCGGGGCGCTCGTCAGCCTCCGCGCCGGCCAGCCGAACATGGACCTGCTCGTCTCGCTGGCGGCGACGAGCGCCTACGTCTACTCGACGGCGGCCGTCCTCGCCGGCGAGACGCACGTCTACTTCGACGTGACCGTCGCCATCATCCTCGTCGTCACTCTCGGCAACTACTACGAGGACCGCATCAAGCGGAAGGCCGCCGGGATGCTCTCGGACCTCGCGGCCTCGCGCGTCTCGGAAGCGCGCCGGCGAGTCGAAGGCGACGCCGACGGCTCCGGCGACACCGCCGTCGAGATGGTCGCGCTCGACGCGCTCGAATCGGGCGACCTCGTGGAGGTCCGGCCGGGCGAGCGCGTCCCGGTCGATGGGACGGTCCGCGAGGGGACCGCAGCAGTCGACGAGGCGCTCGTCACCGGCGAGTCGATGCCGCGGACGAAGCGACCCGGCGACGACGTGCTCGGCGGCACCGTCGTCACCGACCGCCCGCTCGTCGTCGCGGTCGGCGAGGACGCGACGAGCACGCTCGACCGACTGGTCGAACTGCTCTGGGACATCCAGAGCGCCCGCACGGGCGTCCAGCGCCTCGCCGACAAACTGGCGACCATCTTCGTCCCGACGGTGCTCGTCCTCGCCGCCGTCGCCTTCGGCTGGACCCTCCTCGGCGGCGGCACGCCGACCGACGCGCTCCTCGTCGGCCTCACGGTCCTCATCGTCTCGTGCCCGTGCGCCCTCGGCCTCGCCACGCCGTTGGCGGTCGCCTCGGGCATCAAGGAGGCCGCGGGCCGGGGTATCGTCGTCGCCTCCGAAGCCGTCTTCGAAGCCGTCCCCGACGTTGACGTGGTCGTCTTCGACAAGACCGGGACGCTCACCGACGGCGACATGGCGGTCCCCCGGGTCGTCGGTGACGGCGAGAACAGTGGGGGCGACGGCGAGAACGCCGCGCTCGCCGCGGCCGCCGCGCTCGAACGGTTCTCGGCGCACCCGCTCGCGACCGCCGTCGTGGAGGCGGCCGAAGACCGAATCGAGGCGGCGGGGGCGGATGCGTCGATTCCCGACGTTGCGGCCGACGACGTGACCGTCCACGACCGCGGCGTCTCCGGAGAGGTCGACAGAGGACGCGGGCGCGTCGTCGTCGGTCATCCCTCGCTCCTCCGCGACGAGGGCGTAACGCTCGCTCCGGCCCACGAGGCCGCCGTCGAAGCCGCCCGCGACGAGGGCGCGGTTCCCGTCGTCGTCGGGTGGGACGGGCGCTCTCGGGCGGTGCTCGTCGTCGGCGACGAACCGCGCGAGGCGTGGGACGACGTGGTCGCGGCTGTCGCTGACGACGGCCGCCGCGAGGTCGTGGTCCTCACGGGCGACTCCGAGCGCGCCGCGCGCCGGTTCCGCGACCACCCGGACGTGACGGACGTGTTCGCGGGCGTGCCGCCGGAGGCGAAAGCCGAGACGGTCGAACGCCTCCGCGCCCGGGGGACCGTGGCGATGGTCGGTGACGGGAGCAACGACGCGCCCGCGCTCGCCGCCGCCGACATCGGCATCGCGCTCGGCACGGGGACGGACATCGCGGGCGACGCCGCCGACGCGGTGCTCGTCGGCCGCGACATCGACGCGATACCCGAGGTGTTCTCGCTTTCGACCGGGGTGAACCGCCGCATCCGCGGCAACCTTGCGTGGGCGTTCGGCTACAACGCGGTCGCCATCCCGTTGGCCGCCTTCGGCGTGCTCAACCCGCTTTTCGCCGCCGTCGCCATGGGCACGTCGAGCCTGCTCGTCGTCGCCAACTCGGCGCGGTCGCTCGACTGA
- a CDS encoding sulfite exporter TauE/SafE family protein: protein MDGGISLGLPAATPEAVAFLLVGLFGGAHCLGMCGPLVSVYADRLADREGVDSRSLTLRQVRQHALFNVGRALSYAAIGAVFALVGGLFFDAFDSVTAIGSGVRATTGLLVGGAIILTGVGYLVGQSAAIDRFTPTAVTSLFGRVSGWATARVDRLVGGPRILGLGAIHGLLPCPIIYPAYLYAFSTGEPLRAAALLGLLGLGTIPTLFLYGTLLGRVSARRRATLHRALGAAFLVLGYIPLSHGLMLLGVSVPHLHVPFYQPL, encoded by the coding sequence ATGGACGGCGGCATCTCGCTCGGACTGCCGGCCGCAACCCCCGAGGCCGTCGCATTCCTCCTCGTCGGCCTCTTCGGCGGGGCGCACTGTCTCGGGATGTGTGGCCCGCTCGTCAGCGTGTACGCCGACCGCCTCGCCGACCGCGAAGGCGTCGATAGCCGGTCGCTCACACTCCGGCAGGTCCGCCAACACGCCCTGTTCAACGTCGGCCGGGCGCTGAGTTACGCGGCCATCGGTGCCGTCTTCGCCCTCGTCGGCGGGCTGTTCTTCGACGCGTTCGACTCGGTGACCGCCATCGGGAGCGGCGTCCGCGCGACGACCGGCCTGCTCGTCGGGGGCGCGATCATCCTCACCGGCGTCGGCTACCTCGTCGGGCAGTCGGCCGCCATCGACCGGTTCACCCCGACCGCGGTGACGAGCCTGTTCGGTCGCGTCAGCGGGTGGGCGACCGCGCGGGTCGATAGGCTCGTCGGCGGCCCGCGAATCCTCGGCCTCGGGGCGATTCACGGCCTGCTCCCGTGTCCCATCATCTACCCGGCGTACCTCTACGCCTTCTCGACAGGCGAACCGCTTCGGGCCGCCGCCCTGCTCGGCCTGCTCGGCCTCGGGACGATACCGACGCTGTTCCTCTACGGGACGCTTCTGGGCCGCGTCTCGGCGCGCCGGCGGGCGACGCTCCACCGGGCGCTCGGGGCGGCGTTCCTCGTCCTCGGCTACATCCCGCTGTCCCACGGGCTGATGCTTCTGGGCGTGTCGGTCCCGCACCTTCACGTGCCCTTCTACCAACCGTTGTGA
- a CDS encoding cytochrome c oxidase subunit II produces MEIHAYEKLWLALALVLIVGFIGTITYGAAGAGIEMIDDEGGTVDPATLDQHPKFGDPGIERTGENSYDVYVVARQFVFEPGTTEPLRVPAGSTVTFHVTAADVIHGFEVVGTNANTMAIPGQVSEFTVQFEEAGEYGILCNEYCGSGHHVMEGKIVVMEQGEFDSWYEQQQAQGEAEN; encoded by the coding sequence ATGGAGATTCACGCCTACGAGAAGCTCTGGTTGGCGCTGGCGCTCGTCCTCATCGTCGGGTTCATCGGGACGATTACCTACGGGGCCGCCGGCGCGGGTATCGAGATGATAGACGACGAGGGCGGCACGGTCGACCCGGCGACGCTCGACCAGCACCCGAAGTTCGGCGACCCCGGCATCGAGCGGACCGGTGAGAACAGCTACGACGTGTACGTGGTTGCCCGGCAGTTCGTCTTCGAACCCGGGACGACCGAACCGCTTCGCGTTCCCGCCGGCAGCACGGTCACCTTCCACGTGACCGCCGCCGACGTCATCCACGGCTTCGAGGTCGTCGGCACGAACGCGAACACGATGGCGATTCCCGGGCAGGTCTCGGAGTTCACCGTCCAGTTCGAAGAGGCCGGCGAGTACGGGATACTGTGCAACGAGTACTGTGGCTCCGGCCACCACGTGATGGAAGGGAAGATTGTGGTTATGGAACAAGGAGAATTCGACAGTTGGTACGAACAACAGCAGGCGCAAGGGGAGGCTGAGAACTGA
- a CDS encoding b(o/a)3-type cytochrome-c oxidase subunit 1, translated as MATASGGDEFVDKFPDEAAIIKASFLIAFVSLGIGAFFGLIQALHRTNVFRVIDSADYYTVLTGHGVLLAIVFTIFFLCGVFHWAVARSLDRPAESALFSWAWVGLMTTGAVLATVAILGGFVPNLGMSADVLFTFYAPLQAHPIFYIGLAMFIVGTWLAGADWFLSYRAWRQEHPDERIPLQTFMVLTTMIMWYISTLGVAVSVVFFLIPWSLGLIESVNPLLTRTLFWYFGHPIVYFWLMPAYLLWYTVLPKLAGGRLFSDPLARVVFVLFLLLSTPVGIHHQYLDPGIAEGFKFIAMTNTMFLLLPSLLTAFTVVASVEHGARQRGGEGYLRWLGALPWRDPAFTGMALAGAMFAAGGFSGMINAGMNINYLIHNTLWVPGHFHLTVGTAVALTMMAGSYWLVPQVTGRKLYSRPIGLLQVIMWFVGMVFMSNAMHRAGLAGIPRRTAEPQYQNFEFLTPIGSIFELRVQIALGGTLLFLSVVLFLFNILLTSLGEESDRPVDSYLPEPLSGPEGSPRILDNLTMWTGIAAVLVVLAYTLPLAGIIQNGGGLFGGGLPVPATVSAGVDLVLTTVTSAFNTLWGVVA; from the coding sequence ATGGCGACCGCATCCGGCGGCGACGAGTTCGTCGATAAGTTCCCCGACGAGGCGGCAATCATCAAGGCGAGTTTCCTCATCGCGTTCGTCTCGCTCGGCATCGGGGCCTTCTTCGGTCTCATTCAGGCGCTTCACCGCACGAACGTCTTCCGCGTCATCGACTCGGCGGACTACTACACGGTGTTGACGGGCCACGGCGTGCTGCTCGCCATCGTCTTCACCATCTTCTTCCTCTGCGGGGTGTTCCACTGGGCGGTCGCCAGAAGCCTCGACCGACCCGCCGAGAGCGCGCTGTTCTCGTGGGCGTGGGTCGGCCTGATGACGACGGGCGCGGTTCTGGCCACCGTCGCCATCCTCGGCGGCTTCGTCCCGAACCTCGGCATGAGCGCGGACGTGCTGTTCACGTTCTACGCGCCGCTCCAAGCCCACCCGATATTCTACATCGGCCTCGCGATGTTCATCGTCGGGACGTGGCTCGCCGGCGCGGACTGGTTCCTCTCCTACCGCGCGTGGCGGCAGGAGCACCCCGACGAGCGCATCCCGCTGCAGACGTTCATGGTCCTCACGACGATGATTATGTGGTACATCTCCACCCTCGGCGTCGCCGTCTCGGTGGTGTTCTTCCTCATCCCGTGGTCGCTCGGCCTCATCGAGAGCGTCAACCCGCTTCTGACGCGGACGCTCTTTTGGTACTTCGGCCACCCAATCGTCTACTTCTGGCTGATGCCGGCGTACCTGCTTTGGTACACCGTGCTCCCCAAGCTCGCGGGCGGGCGACTGTTCAGCGACCCGCTCGCGCGCGTGGTGTTCGTGTTGTTCCTCCTGCTTTCGACGCCGGTCGGGATTCACCACCAGTACCTCGACCCCGGCATCGCGGAGGGCTTCAAATTCATCGCCATGACGAACACGATGTTCCTGCTCCTCCCGTCGCTGCTGACTGCGTTCACCGTCGTCGCCAGCGTCGAACACGGCGCGCGCCAACGCGGCGGTGAGGGCTACCTCCGCTGGCTCGGCGCGCTCCCGTGGCGCGACCCCGCCTTCACCGGCATGGCCCTCGCGGGCGCGATGTTCGCCGCCGGCGGCTTCTCCGGCATGATTAACGCCGGGATGAACATCAACTACCTCATCCACAACACGCTGTGGGTGCCGGGGCACTTCCACCTCACCGTCGGCACGGCCGTCGCGCTGACGATGATGGCCGGGTCGTACTGGCTCGTCCCGCAGGTCACGGGCAGGAAGCTTTACAGCCGCCCCATCGGCCTCCTGCAGGTCATCATGTGGTTCGTCGGCATGGTGTTCATGTCGAACGCGATGCACCGCGCCGGCCTCGCCGGCATCCCGCGGCGCACCGCCGAACCGCAGTACCAGAACTTCGAGTTCCTGACGCCCATCGGGAGCATCTTCGAGCTTCGGGTGCAGATTGCCCTCGGCGGGACGCTCCTGTTCCTGTCGGTGGTGCTGTTCCTGTTCAACATCCTCCTGACCTCGCTCGGCGAGGAGTCCGACCGCCCGGTCGACTCCTACCTCCCCGAGCCGCTTTCGGGGCCCGAGGGAAGCCCGCGCATCCTCGACAACCTGACGATGTGGACCGGTATCGCGGCGGTGCTCGTCGTGCTCGCGTACACGCTCCCGCTGGCCGGCATCATCCAGAACGGCGGCGGGCTGTTCGGCGGCGGCCTCCCCGTCCCGGCGACCGTCTCGGCCGGCGTCGACCTCGTGTTGACGACGGTCACGAGCGCCTTTAACACCCTCTGGGGGGTGGTCGCGTGA
- a CDS encoding universal stress protein: MYDTVLVPTDGSARSRAAARRAIDLAGTSGGSIRALSVIEVDDLGLWTAADVPVERVRASLRDAAEMAVEEIASLAGDAGVDCATEIRIGVPYREILDTTAEADADLVVMATHGRTGLEHAILGSTTERVVRLSDVPVLTVRE, from the coding sequence ATGTACGATACCGTTCTCGTCCCCACCGACGGAAGCGCCCGCTCCCGCGCGGCGGCCCGCCGCGCCATCGACCTCGCGGGTACGTCCGGCGGGTCGATTCGCGCCCTCTCGGTCATCGAGGTCGACGACCTCGGGCTGTGGACCGCCGCCGACGTGCCGGTCGAACGAGTGCGCGCGAGCCTCCGCGACGCCGCCGAGATGGCCGTCGAGGAAATCGCATCGCTCGCCGGAGACGCGGGCGTCGACTGCGCGACCGAAATCCGAATCGGCGTGCCGTACCGGGAGATTCTGGACACGACCGCCGAGGCCGACGCGGACCTCGTGGTGATGGCGACCCACGGGCGAACCGGGCTCGAACACGCGATTCTCGGAAGCACGACGGAACGGGTCGTCAGGCTCTCGGACGTGCCCGTGTTGACCGTCAGGGAGTGA
- a CDS encoding bifunctional 4-hydroxy-2-oxoglutarate aldolase/2-dehydro-3-deoxy-phosphogluconate aldolase, protein MVALDVHEDMQRLADSGVVAVMRGADADTIIDVADALHEGGVTAYEITADNPDAMDLIREVSASFSDNEAIVGAGTALDAPTANAAIQAGAEFVVGPNFDEGVVETCNRYGTLVAPGIMTPTEATDAYSAGADLVKVFPASSLGPGHLKSMKGPLPQIPMMPTGGVGLDNAADYIEAGAVVVGAGGALMDDEAIENGDFEAITETAREFSNIIDDARDD, encoded by the coding sequence ATGGTCGCACTCGACGTACACGAGGACATGCAACGACTCGCCGACAGCGGCGTCGTCGCGGTGATGCGCGGCGCGGACGCGGACACCATCATCGACGTGGCCGACGCGCTCCACGAGGGCGGCGTCACCGCCTACGAAATCACGGCCGACAACCCCGACGCGATGGACCTCATCCGCGAGGTGTCGGCGTCCTTCTCGGACAACGAGGCAATCGTCGGCGCCGGGACCGCTCTCGACGCCCCGACCGCCAACGCGGCCATTCAGGCCGGCGCGGAGTTCGTCGTCGGACCGAACTTCGACGAGGGCGTCGTCGAGACCTGCAACCGCTACGGGACGCTCGTCGCGCCGGGCATCATGACGCCGACCGAGGCGACCGACGCGTACTCCGCGGGCGCGGACCTCGTGAAGGTGTTCCCCGCCTCCTCGCTCGGCCCCGGTCACCTCAAGAGCATGAAGGGGCCGCTCCCGCAGATTCCGATGATGCCGACCGGCGGCGTCGGCCTCGACAACGCCGCGGACTACATCGAGGCCGGCGCGGTCGTCGTCGGCGCGGGCGGCGCGCTCATGGACGACGAGGCAATCGAAAACGGCGACTTCGAGGCCATCACCGAGACGGCCCGCGAGTTCTCGAATATCATCGACGACGCTCGGGACGACTGA
- a CDS encoding carbonic anhydrase → MTRTVLESLLTGNARHVESLGVDHFEGVREAQSPAVVSVSCSDSRVPADAVWSADEAGELFTSVNVGNQVWTDVDGRLVVNDAVGYAVSALKSTDVVVLGHTGCGAVTAAYATATGESVGDLPASVEAAVSRLVPLVEEARELGVFDADTPGGEAVNRLVEYAVVRQVEYLTESDEVPEATDCWGFVYDFQRVYGDDDGAAYLVAANGESDPDALADVVPEGFEGRVQSIR, encoded by the coding sequence ATGACGCGAACAGTGCTGGAGTCGCTCTTGACCGGAAACGCGCGACACGTCGAGAGCCTCGGCGTCGACCACTTCGAGGGCGTCCGCGAGGCGCAGTCGCCGGCGGTCGTCTCGGTGAGCTGTTCGGACTCCCGCGTCCCCGCCGACGCGGTCTGGAGCGCCGACGAGGCCGGCGAGCTGTTCACGTCGGTCAACGTCGGCAACCAAGTGTGGACCGATGTCGACGGGCGACTCGTCGTCAACGACGCCGTCGGCTACGCCGTCTCGGCGCTCAAGTCGACCGACGTGGTCGTCCTCGGCCACACGGGCTGTGGCGCGGTGACGGCCGCCTACGCGACGGCCACCGGCGAGAGTGTCGGGGACCTGCCCGCGTCGGTCGAAGCCGCCGTCTCGCGGCTCGTCCCGCTCGTCGAGGAGGCCCGCGAACTCGGCGTGTTCGACGCGGACACGCCGGGCGGCGAGGCGGTCAACCGACTCGTCGAGTACGCGGTCGTCCGGCAGGTCGAGTACCTCACCGAGAGCGACGAGGTGCCAGAAGCGACCGACTGCTGGGGCTTCGTCTACGACTTCCAGCGCGTCTACGGCGACGACGACGGCGCGGCCTATCTCGTCGCGGCCAACGGCGAGTCGGACCCCGACGCGCTCGCGGACGTGGTTCCCGAGGGGTTTGAGGGGCGCGTGCAGTCGATTCGGTGA
- a CDS encoding PH domain-containing protein, with protein sequence MTRLSPLSVPYRAVQRSASIAFALAFLAFTGGTTFGGFLGGLGAVALVGVVVVAIAGYELAYFRRFEYELTPDTLDIRSGVFSRRNREIPYRRIQNVDISRNVAQRLVGIAAVDLETAGGGETEGSLRFVSYEEARRVQSEVARLKRGGTDGDASEPEQELLFELTPRELAIVGALSFDLRLPGLVFVFGSTVFPIVASYVDVPVPAGSAAAAGVGIVALVLLVALVSWAAGFASAVVNYYGFRLSRVGDELQYERGLLQRYNGSIPLDKLQTLTVEDNPLKRRFGYATLLVETAGYAPSSDGTNGSGGGGRGSEAAIPLATRDRVLGLVADLEGVELPTFEGPPTRIRRRYAVRYSLVLGVATLALYGADRLLPQEIPWFVPLALVPVAVVAGALQWRHRGYALTEDHIVTRNGFWKRETRFVPYYRVQTVIERRTIFQRRWRVSTVTADTAGSISLVGGDATAVDIEVTDAAELRETLNDRLREALSARREARQQSRQAALGIRAAEPDRDADASDSVAVTDAEADVSQTPEFVEEAEPAAAGGDADAEDAADTGDTDDNADTDDAAADDADEPAETDDPFIWGESVESEGEDDEDADDPEESSDERDAI encoded by the coding sequence ATGACCCGGCTGTCGCCGCTCTCGGTGCCCTATCGGGCGGTCCAGCGCAGCGCCAGCATCGCCTTCGCGCTCGCGTTCCTCGCGTTCACCGGCGGGACCACGTTCGGCGGGTTCCTCGGCGGTCTCGGCGCGGTCGCGCTCGTCGGCGTCGTCGTGGTCGCCATCGCCGGCTACGAACTCGCCTACTTCCGCCGGTTCGAGTACGAACTCACGCCGGACACGCTGGACATCCGGTCGGGCGTGTTCTCCCGGCGCAACCGCGAAATCCCCTACCGGCGCATCCAGAACGTCGACATCTCCCGCAACGTCGCCCAGCGGCTGGTCGGTATCGCCGCCGTGGACCTCGAGACCGCGGGCGGCGGCGAGACCGAAGGCAGTCTCCGCTTCGTCAGCTACGAGGAGGCCCGCCGCGTCCAGTCGGAGGTCGCCCGCCTGAAACGCGGCGGTACAGACGGCGACGCGTCCGAACCCGAACAGGAACTGCTGTTCGAACTGACGCCCCGCGAGTTGGCCATCGTCGGCGCGCTGTCGTTCGACCTCCGACTGCCCGGACTCGTCTTCGTGTTCGGGTCGACCGTCTTCCCCATCGTCGCGTCGTACGTGGACGTGCCGGTCCCCGCCGGGAGCGCCGCGGCCGCGGGGGTCGGCATCGTCGCGCTCGTCCTCCTCGTCGCGCTCGTCTCGTGGGCCGCCGGCTTCGCCTCCGCGGTGGTGAACTACTACGGCTTCCGGCTGAGCCGCGTCGGTGACGAACTCCAGTACGAACGCGGCCTCCTCCAGCGCTACAACGGGTCGATTCCGCTCGACAAACTCCAGACGCTCACCGTCGAGGACAACCCCCTGAAGCGCCGGTTCGGCTACGCGACGCTCCTCGTCGAGACCGCGGGCTACGCCCCCAGCTCCGACGGGACAAACGGGTCCGGCGGCGGCGGTCGCGGCTCCGAGGCGGCCATCCCGCTCGCGACCCGCGACCGCGTGCTCGGCCTCGTTGCCGACCTCGAAGGCGTCGAGCTGCCGACGTTCGAGGGGCCGCCGACGCGCATCCGCCGGCGCTACGCCGTCCGCTACTCGCTCGTCCTCGGGGTTGCGACGCTCGCGCTCTACGGCGCGGACCGGCTCCTCCCGCAGGAGATTCCGTGGTTCGTCCCGCTGGCGCTCGTCCCGGTGGCCGTCGTCGCCGGCGCGCTCCAGTGGCGGCACCGCGGCTACGCGCTCACCGAGGACCACATCGTCACCCGAAACGGATTCTGGAAGCGCGAGACGCGCTTCGTCCCCTACTACCGGGTGCAGACGGTCATCGAGCGCCGGACGATTTTCCAGCGTCGCTGGCGCGTCTCGACGGTCACGGCCGACACCGCGGGGAGCATCTCTCTCGTCGGTGGCGACGCGACCGCCGTCGACATCGAAGTCACCGACGCGGCGGAGCTTCGAGAGACGCTGAACGACCGCCTCCGCGAGGCGCTTTCGGCGCGCCGCGAGGCCCGACAGCAGTCCCGACAAGCCGCACTCGGCATCCGCGCCGCGGAGCCGGACCGCGACGCCGACGCATCGGATTCGGTGGCAGTCACCGACGCCGAGGCCGACGTGAGCCAGACCCCCGAGTTCGTCGAGGAAGCCGAACCCGCGGCCGCCGGGGGCGACGCCGACGCTGAAGATGCTGCGGACACTGGAGACACCGACGACAACGCAGACACCGACGACGCCGCCGCCGACGACGCCGACGAGCCGGCGGAGACGGACGACCCCTTCATCTGGGGCGAGTCGGTCGAGTCAGAGGGCGAGGACGACGAAGACGCGGACGACCCCGAAGAATCGAGCGACGAGCGGGATGCTATATAG
- a CDS encoding PH domain-containing protein, with product MNRLHPRIRLLWVARAVVFALVAGGVATAATLFAPVSIPTFVPVAVGVVFLVVGVAVALLRYRAWGYEVRDDSLYLQRGVLTKVNTVVPFVRVQHVDSARGPLERLVGLASTVVYTAGSRGADVAIPGLTPKGAEDLQDRLKRLAIASEGDDAV from the coding sequence GTGAATCGCCTCCACCCCCGTATCCGTCTTCTCTGGGTCGCCCGAGCGGTCGTGTTCGCGCTCGTCGCCGGCGGCGTAGCGACCGCAGCGACGCTGTTCGCGCCCGTCTCGATACCGACGTTCGTCCCCGTCGCGGTCGGCGTCGTCTTCCTCGTCGTCGGCGTCGCCGTCGCGCTCCTCCGGTATCGGGCGTGGGGCTACGAGGTCCGCGACGACTCGCTGTACCTCCAACGCGGCGTCCTCACCAAGGTCAACACCGTGGTCCCGTTCGTCCGGGTCCAGCACGTCGACTCGGCCCGCGGCCCGCTCGAACGGCTCGTCGGCCTCGCATCGACCGTCGTCTACACCGCCGGCTCCCGCGGGGCCGACGTGGCGATTCCGGGGCTCACTCCGAAGGGCGCAGAGGACCTTCAGGACCGACTGAAGCGCCTCGCAATCGCGTCCGAGGGCGACGACGCGGTATGA
- a CDS encoding DUF7260 family protein — protein MAVSLDRLDDAREALRAERRRCVDEREAFRAFRREVAASQATASAPNQAPAAGTLVGQRGGRGRTDAALSGLRRSYERTVMSVPHYDEEYGDDFEESFAAEFGPDVATAFRSASVLSAPLRRTIAAAAASSLDERGQFIDVVDEEAESVASMRDDIASLLGRLDDLDRTPLSDRGFDALLALYEELSALRERLEALVAARQETISHHRRTLSGLVPDVTEFFYADLSVRYPVLATLAAVGATLATATRRVERHLAATP, from the coding sequence ATGGCGGTGAGTCTCGACCGCCTCGACGACGCCCGCGAGGCACTTCGCGCCGAGCGCCGCCGCTGCGTGGACGAACGCGAGGCGTTCCGGGCGTTCCGCCGCGAGGTCGCCGCGTCGCAGGCGACGGCGTCGGCTCCGAATCAGGCCCCAGCGGCCGGGACGCTCGTGGGCCAGCGGGGCGGGCGGGGGCGAACCGACGCCGCGCTCTCCGGCCTGCGCCGGAGCTACGAGCGGACCGTGATGTCCGTCCCGCACTACGACGAGGAGTACGGCGACGACTTCGAGGAGAGCTTCGCCGCCGAGTTCGGCCCGGACGTTGCGACCGCGTTCCGGTCCGCGAGCGTTCTCTCGGCCCCGCTCCGGCGCACGATTGCAGCGGCCGCCGCCTCGTCGCTGGACGAACGCGGGCAGTTCATCGACGTCGTCGACGAGGAGGCCGAATCCGTGGCGTCGATGCGCGACGATATCGCATCCCTCCTCGGGCGACTCGATGACCTCGACCGAACGCCGCTGTCCGACCGCGGCTTCGACGCGCTGTTGGCGCTTTACGAGGAGCTTTCGGCGCTTCGCGAGCGACTCGAAGCACTCGTCGCGGCGCGACAGGAGACGATTTCCCACCATCGGCGGACGCTCTCCGGGCTGGTTCCGGATGTGACGGAGTTCTTCTACGCCGACCTGTCGGTCCGGTACCCGGTGCTCGCGACGCTCGCGGCGGTCGGCGCGACGCTCGCCACCGCGACCCGCCGGGTCGAGCGCCACCTCGCCGCCACCCCGTAA